From Vigna unguiculata cultivar IT97K-499-35 chromosome 5, ASM411807v1, whole genome shotgun sequence, the proteins below share one genomic window:
- the LOC114185433 gene encoding phosphatidylinositol:ceramide inositolphosphotransferase 1-like, producing MSFYIGREASKLWKRICAETTTEINLLAENWKYLLAGIVFQYIHGLAARGVHYLHRPGPTLQDLGFILLPELGQEKAYISETLFTFIFLSFVLWTFHPFLFKSKKIYTVLIWCRVLCFLVVSQALRIVTFYATQLPGPNYHCREGSKLATLPRPDSIFEVLLINFPRGVIYGCGDLIFSSHMIFTLVFVLTYQKYGTRRCIKQLGWTLSVCQSLLIIASRKHYTVDVVVAWYTVNLVVFFVEKKLPELPDRTNAAATLLLPLSTKDNKDGRTKEENHKLLNGNSVVDPADWRQRTQANGKILEDGHTNHADTAMNGA from the exons ATGTCGTTTTACATTGGTCGCGAGGCTTCCAAG CTATGGAAGAGGATTTGCGCCGAGACAACCACCGAGATCAACCTCCTTGCGGAGAATTGGAAGTACCTTCTCGCCGGTATTGTTTTTCAG TACATTCACGGTTTGGCTGCACGAGGAGTTCATTATTTACACAGACCTGGCCCTACTCTACAGGATCTTGGATTCATCCTTCTTCCG GAGCTTGGGCAAGAAAAAGCTTACATTAGTGAAACACTgtttacctttatttttttatcctttgtcCTT TGGACATTTCATCCCTTTCTATTCAAGAGCAAAAAGATCTACACGGTTCTAATATGGTGCAGGGTTCTATGTTTCTTAGTT GTTTCCCAAGCTCTTCGCATAGTGACATTTTATGCTACTCAGCTTCCTGGTCCAAACTACCATTGTCGGGAG GGTTCTAAACTTGCTACGCTGCCTCGCCCAGATAGTATCTTTGAAGTCCTCTTGATTAATT TTCCACGTGGCGTGATATATGGATGTGGTGATTTGATATTTTCATCACACATGATCTTTACTCTTGTCTTTGTTCTTACATATCAAAAATATGGCACACGAAG ATGTATAAAACAGCTAGGGTGGACTCTTTCAGTGTGTCAGTCTCTTTTGATAATAGCATCACGCAAACATTACACAGTTGATGTAGTTGTTGCCTG GTATACTGTTAATTTGGTGGTATTTTTTGTGGAGAAGAAATTACCAG AATTACCAGACCGGACAAATGCTGCAGCAACCTTGCTGCTACCATTAAGCACCAAGGACAATAAAGATGGGAGGACCAAAGAAGAGAACCACAAGTTGTTGAATGGGAATTCTGTTGTTGACCCTGCAGATTGG AGGCAGAGAACTCAAGCAAATGGTAAGATTCTGGAAGATGGCCATACAAACCATGCTGACACTGCAATGAATGGTGCATAG
- the LOC114184358 gene encoding uncharacterized protein LOC114184358: MDIDPPVRKFGPVLDRWKSFKRNSSRVKRKRDIGEGAFVTNEEVGVHDINENYNTYDLDSDVDSDEGVGTVDPKFCKFRPEDMNKDFKFKLGMEFGSLKDFKQALIEHSVLNGKEVKFVKNDQKRVRAICKKKCGFVIMTLIGRHKCGRVFGNKNANKDWIAQVKKTYSVGITPWRAGKAKQIAMDYLVGDGQRQYGRLYDYVAELLRVNGLMTVFDKILNGVKHRFCLRHLYSNFKKKFGGGVVIRDLMMGAAKAMYDAGWEKKMGELRNINPKAFNWFATLREKMNAYSGTVMPKPQKRLDREIEKSGNWLPVWAGDSKHVVAAINYKVENPEDYVHAYYKRDAYQTSYGPQITPINGQQLWPKTNQPELLPPIYKTPPGRPKKLRRRETGQMHTTGSAASNTTGTSNQSSTSRTRSTPRVAAAINQGERAQTTIRRRRMGTRVLGSQASTATSAQPT, encoded by the exons ATGGATATTGATCCACCTGTGAGGAAGTTTGGGCCTGTTTTGGATAGGTGGAAATCATTCAAACGGAATTCAAGTagagtgaagaggaaaagagaTATTGGTGAAGGGGCATTTGTGACAAATGAAGAAGTTGGAGTGCATGACATTAATGAGAACTACAATACATATGACTTAGATTCTGATGTTGACAGTGATGAGGGTGTTGGCACAGTTGATCCCAAATTTTGTAAGTTCAGACCTGAAGATATGAATAAAgacttcaaatttaaattgggaATGGAGTTTGGATCTTTGAAGGATTTTAAACAAGCTTTAATAGAGCATAGTGTTCTTAATGGAAAagaagtaaagtttgttaaaaatgaTCAGAAGCGAGTGAGGGCAATTTGTAAGAAGAAATGTGGTTTTGTAATCATGACACTTATTGGGCGTCATAAATGTGGGAGGGTATTTGGaaacaaaaatgcaaataaGGACTGGATTGCTCAG GTGAAGAAGACATATAGTGTAGGCATAACACCATGGAGGGCTGGTAAAGCAAAACAGATTGCCATGGACTATTTGGTTGGGGATGGTCAGCGACAATATGGTCGTTTATATGACTATGTGGCTGAATTATTGAGAGTGAAT GGACTAATGACTGTCTTTGATAAAATCTTGAATGGAGTGAAGCATCGTTTCTGTTTGCGACACTTATATAGCAATTTCAAGAAGAAATTTGGTGGTGGTGTAGTGATCAGAGACTTGATGATGGGAGCAGCAAAGGCGATGTACGATGCAGGATGGGAAAAAAAGATGGGTGAGTTGAGAAACATCAACCCTAAAGCTTTTAATTG GTTTGCAACccttagagagaaaatgaaTGCATATTCAGGAACTGTGATGCCTAAACCACAGAAAAGGCTGGACAGGGAAATAGAAAAAAGTGGGAATTGGCTTCCTGTATGGGCAGGGGATTCTAA GCATGTTGTGGCAGCCATTAATTACAAGGTAGAAAACCCAGAGGATTATGTTCATGCGTATTACAAAAGGGATGCCTACCAGACTTCCTATGGCCCTCAAATTACCCCAATCAATGGACAACAACTTTGGCCAAAAACTAATCAACCTGAACTACTGCCACCCATTTACAAAACTCCACCTGGGAGACCCAAAAAGCTAAGAAGAAGGGAAACTG GACAAATGCATACAACTGGTAGTGCAGCTAGCAACACTACAGGAACATCAAACCAAAGCTCCACCAGTAGAACCAGATCCACACCACGGGTTGCAGCAGCCATCAACCAAGGAGAAAGAGCACAAACCACCATAAGGAGAAGAAGAATGGGAACACGGGTTTTAGGGTCTCAAGCAAGTACTGCAACTTCAGCACAACCCACGTGA